The window GGTTAACGTCAACCGCTCCTTTCGGGAGCTCGCGTCCTTCTTCGAGTCGGTCCGGTATCTGCACATCGTCCCGCAGCTCGTCCGCGAGCCGGACCGCTCGGTCGGACGTCCGAACGATCCGTTCGGTGGCGATTTTCTCGAGCAGATTGCCAAGACACAGGAAAGAACGCGTGTTGCCCGCCTGAATCGGATCCGCGACGCGCTGCGCGTGGCCGTTCCCCAGCTCGCGGAGATCGAGCTCGCACGGGATGATCGCGGCACCCCGCACCTGCGGGGGAAATACGAGCACTGGCGCCCGCAAGGCGCGTGGCAGACCGAGGATCAGTTTTCCGACGGCACCCTGCGTCTCATGGGGCTGTTGTGGGTGGCGATGGAGGGGGGCGGGCCGCTCCTGCTAGAAGAACCGGAGCTGTCGCTTCATCCCGAGATCGTGCGATACCTGCCACAGATGTTCGCCCGCGTCCAGCGCCGCACGGGAAGGCAGATCATCCTCAGCACCCATTCCCCCGATCTGCTTCGCGATGAGGGCATCGGGCTCGACGAGGTGCTGCTGCTGCGTCCGGGTAGCGAAGGCACCGAGGTGGCG is drawn from Candidatus Rokuibacteriota bacterium and contains these coding sequences:
- a CDS encoding ATP-binding protein; translated protein: MSEKTESLRFSSLRLQNWKNFARIEVDLQNRVFLVGPNAAGKSNLLDVFRFLRDLASPGGGFQEAIRRRGGVSVIRCLAARRYPDIELRVVVEPPQAAIRWEYELAFNQDAQRRARIRKEKVVRDGQTLLERPSADDEQDPARLTQTHLEQVNVNRSFRELASFFESVRYLHIVPQLVREPDRSVGRPNDPFGGDFLEQIAKTQERTRVARLNRIRDALRVAVPQLAEIELARDDRGTPHLRGKYEHWRPQGAWQTEDQFSDGTLRLMGLLWVAMEGGGPLLLEEPELSLHPEIVRYLPQMFARVQRRTGRQIILSTHSPDLLRDEGIGLDEVLLLRPGSEGTEVAPAGAFQEIRDLLQGGMTLADAVIPKTRPAHADQLTLFGDS